CTCCATCTGGCCGCATATCAAGACTACCTGCCCGATTTCAGTACCTACTTCTCCGTTAACGCGGTCAGCACTGCGCTGCTGTATGAGGTTGTCGTCGCAGCCAGGCTTCCCGTGAGGAAGATCGTGGTTGCTTCATCGCAGGCCGTGCTTGGTGAGGGACTCTACGAGTGCTCGGAGCATGGTCGTCTCTCGCCGGACATCCGCCTCGAGGATCAACTCCGGGCGGGGCGCTGGGAACACCGCTGTCCTGCCTGTGACCGCCCGCTGCAGTGGCTGCCGACGCCCGAGGGCTCGATCAACCCGCAGAACCAGTACGCCCTGAGCAAGCAGGCCACGGAAGCCATCGCGATCAGCCTTGGCCGGCGCTACGGCATCCCCTCGGTGGCGATGCGTTACTCTATCGTGCAGGGGCCCCGTCAGTCCTTCTACAACGCCTACTCCGGGGCGATGCGCATCTTCGCTCTCCACCTGTTCTTCCGGTCGTGCCCTGTGATCTACGAGGACGGCGAGCAGATTCGAGACTACGTGAACATCAACGACGTCGTCGCGGCAAACCTGCTCGTTCTCGACGACGGCAGGGCAGACGGTCGCGTATTCAACGT
Above is a genomic segment from Acidobacteriota bacterium containing:
- a CDS encoding NAD-dependent epimerase/dehydratase family protein — its product is LHLAAYQDYLPDFSTYFSVNAVSTALLYEVVVAARLPVRKIVVASSQAVLGEGLYECSEHGRLSPDIRLEDQLRAGRWEHRCPACDRPLQWLPTPEGSINPQNQYALSKQATEAIAISLGRRYGIPSVAMRYSIVQGPRQSFYNAYSGAMRIFALHLFFRSCPVIYEDGEQIRDYVNINDVVAANLLVLDDGRADGRVFNVGGGVPYTVNEFYRALQDETGVHQDAVISQFYRYGDTRHIFSDNGALRSLGWEPRRTVRDSIRAYWQYLSDQQDVEDILEHATRTMKQLDVVRTVEASRSNHEERPS